In Electrophorus electricus isolate fEleEle1 chromosome 6, fEleEle1.pri, whole genome shotgun sequence, a single genomic region encodes these proteins:
- the si:ch73-287m6.1 gene encoding RIMS-binding protein 2 isoform X4, whose amino-acid sequence MRGQKPDVEELLRQSQTELLWIQRQLSIIAARNASHIRAREKLKLEVLPPHLCTASAHNVNRFRLLEERNRDRKIEVATQKQQKQHYRSLETEVSDRKRRQLLEREAKNKILAFQSLKHELQDALQERNRFHRSLYSHSLKAVRYEQVKSDYEQLRETFNTVIQERNLARQEKAELQHKLDNLEQALKYMREAAQQKQQLESEHEQALAILSSTQQEIQLLQEVKIHNLEQKCRSESEKCNILSNKLKKFHLGSDTSEFLTSDPRSCPEICCLPQNTLCHILSELHNHSGKGDDRSTDPLLISQLLQPLQVSKDKPELAIKATTHTRNLSRSPLPVSTSEMDNEVSPAPRSKARYTGQVRLCTARYSYNPYDGPNEHPEAELPLVAGKYLYVYGDMDDDGFYEGELLDGQRGLVPSNFVEFVQDKEKPSIDGPEDHIQLEHGCLNLTTLDGGVSLESLSTDPLGPCSNGTGALDAEELADDVVPYPRKISLIKQLARSVIVAWESPLVPLGWGNINGYHVLVDGEVRSTVPFGGRTKLLLEKLDLAVCTYRVSVQSVTDRGVSDELRCTMLVGRNVAVAPTGLRLDDIMRDSAELSWLPSNSNYSHTVVLDGVEHAVVKPCCYRLRFTNLKAATVYKVRVVAKPHQVPWHMPLEQREKKESGVEFCTQAAGPPLPPHEVHVQCGQAPGILQVHWKPPPLTPTGTSNGANVIGYAVCTKGQKIAEVLYPLADFATVELNHLQCLEAHEVVVRTLSAQGESQDSPVAVIPSNLLVPPPQAHHIQAPLPLQPAQPLPPRAALLPPIQPLAPHTCPQPHAYLQPLPVHPNQLPSHLQGHPMPPPPHSFPQPTIPIPQPTIPMPQPHIPQMTLPQPQRPLSARELETKEQSPGLLHPAGGPHQPWEPTCSLSGLSSTLPHGHTLEAPQCPSHRSPSPQRILPQPRGTLIPDTMAKAIAREAAQRVAAESGRMERRSQGVHSQNSDEEEDEESYQSRRRGASVDDFLRGSELGRQSQYSHNEEYHTESSRGSDLSDIMEEDEEELYSEMQLEEGRRRDSHSAHKPGGNTSSGRPNRDSSRRPAHSASQPQRTPLMVPSIEITTESNSEGNLSPHMEDVYYGSIARHRTRPSRRPGGARPPHDAYRDQRRHSPPSYDESEPEDPFRIFVALFDYDPLSMSPNPDAADEELPFKEGQIIKVYGDKDTDGFYRGEIRGRSGLIPCNMVSEIRAEDEETMDQLMKQGFLPLNTPVDRIEQNRKGGRHPVATRRMVALYDYDPRESSPNVDVEAELTFCAGDIIAVFGEIDEDGFYYGEINGHRGLVPSNFLEEVPDDVEVYLTDTPSRYEQEEPVPPPPRPDTKRVPVENPVPAPAPGRPASPTVRPLLPVGPIRPLSPARGPRDLTSKKKKGLLSKGKKLLQKFSK is encoded by the exons ATGCGGGGTCAGAAGCCTGATGTTGAGGAGCTGCTTAGGCAGTCTCAGACAGAGCTGCTGTGGATCCAAAGGCAGCTGTCAATCATCGCAGCACGGAATGCCAGTCACATCCGGGCCAGAGAGAAG CTGAAGCTCGAGGTCCTTCCCCCACACCTGTGCACTGCTTCAGCTCACAATGTGAACCGCTTCCGCCTtctggaggagaggaacagagaccGTAAGATAGAGGTGGCAACCCAAAAACAGCAGAAGCAACACTACAGATCCCTG gAGACAGAAGTGAGTGACAGGAAGAGGCGTCAGCTCCTCGAGAGGGAGGCGAAGAACAAGATCTTAGCATTCCAGTCTTTG AAGCATGAGCTGCAGGATGCCTTGCAGGAGAGGAATCGCTTCCATCGCAGCTTGTACAGCCACAGCCTGAAGGCAGTGCGGTATGAACAG GTGAAGTCAGATTATGAGCAGCTCAGAGAGACTTTCAACACTGTAATTCAGGAGAGAAACTTGGCAAGGCAGGAAAAAGCTGAGCTCCAACACAAACTGGACAACCTTGAGCAGGCCCTTAAG TACATGCGAGAGGCTgcacagcagaagcagcagttAGAGTCAGAGCATGAGCAGGCCCTGGCTATCCTCAGCTCCACACAGCAGGAGATCCAGCTTCTGCAAGAG GTCAAAATTCACAACCTGGAACAGAAATGCCGGTCTGAGAGTGAAAAGTGTAACATTTTGTCAAACAAGCTGAAGAAATTTCACCTGGGGTCAGACACTTCAGAATTTCTGACTTCTGATCCCAGGAGCTGTCCAGAGATTTGCTGCTTGCCCCAGAACACTCTCTGCCACATTCTCAGCGAGCTCCACAACCATAGTGGGAAAG GTGATGACCGCTCTACAGACCCCCTGCTAATCTCTCAGCTCCTCCAGCCACTGCAGGTCAGCAAAGACAAACCTGAACTGGCCATCAAAGCTACCACCCACACCCGGAACCTATCCCGGAGCCCCCTTCCAGTGAGCACCTCAGAG ATGGATAATGAGGTGAGTCCAGCTCCCAGGTCTAAGGCGCGATATACGGGTCAGGTCCGCCTGTGCACTGCCCGCTACAG CTATAACCCCTATGATGGACCCAATGAGCATCCGGAGGCTGAGCTGCCTCTCGTTGCTGGGAAGTATCTCTACGTGTATGGAGACATGGATGATGATGGGTTCTATGAGG GTGAGCTGCTGGATGGCCAGCGTGGCCTTGTGCCCTCCAACTTTGTGGAGTTCGTCCAGGACAAAGAGAAGCCATCTATAGATGGGCCGGAGGACCACATCCAGCTGGAGCATGGCTGCCTAAACCTGACTACCTTAGACGGAGGCGTTTCTCTGGAAAGCCTGAGCACCGACCCCCTTGGTCCCTGCAGCAACGGAACTGGGGCTCTGGATGCCGAGGAGCTGGCCGACGACGTTGTGCCTTATCCGAGAAAGATCAGCTTGATCAAACAGCTTGCCAGGAGCGTCATAGTGGCCTGGGAGTCTCCTCTGGTCCCCCTGGGCTGGGGCAACATTAACGGATACCATGTCTTGGTGGACGGGGAGGTGCGTTCCACTGTGCCCTTCGGGGGCCGGACCAAGCTGCTCCTGGAGAAGCTGGACTTGGCTGTCTGCACCTATCGTGTGTCCGTACAGAGCGTGACTGACCGCGGTGTGTCGGATGAGCTGCGCTGCACCATGCTGGTGGGCAGAAACGTGGCGGTCGCACCCACGGGCTTGCGCCTCGACGACATCATGCGGGACTCGGCAGAGCTCTCCTGGCTGCCAAGCAACAGCAACTATTCACACACCGTGGTGCTGGATGGGGTGGAGCATGCAGTGGTGAAGCCCTGCTGCTACAGGCTGCGCTTCACCAACCTAAAGGCTGCCACTGTGTACAAGGTGAGGGTGGTGGCCAAGCCCCACCAGGTACCCTGGCACATGCCACTTGAACAGCGGGAGAAGAAGGAGTCTGGGGTGGAGTTCTGCACCCAGGCTGCAG GGCCCCCTTTGCCACCCCATGAGGTGCATGTCCAGTGTGGTCAGGCTCCAGGGATACTCCAGGTCCACTGGAAGCCGCCTCCGTTAACTCCCACTGGGACTTCGAATGGTGCCAATGTCATTGGCTATGCAGTTTGCACAAAGGGCCAGAAG ATCGCTGAGGTGTTGTACCCACTGGCAGACTTTGCAACAGTGGAGCTGAACCACCTCCAGTGTTTGGAGGCCCATGAAGTTGTGGTCAGGACTTTATCAGCCCAAGGGGAATCCCAGGACTCTCcggttgctgtcattcccagcAACCTGCTCGTGCCCCCTCCCCAAGCCCATCACATTCAAGCCCCTCTTCCACTCCAGCCTGCTCAGCCTCTGCCCCCTCGTGCTGCCCTGCTGCCTCCCATACAGCCTCTAGCTCCTCACACCTGCCCCCAGCCACATGCCTACCTCCAACCCCTCCCGGTTCACCCAAACCAGCTGCCCTCTCATCTACAGGGTCATCCAATGCCTCCACCCCCTCATTCTTTTCCCCAGCCCACTATCCCAATTCCCCAGCCCACTATCCCAATGCCCCAGCCCCACATTCCGCAGATGACTCTTCCTCAACCACAGAGACCACTAAGTGCCAGAGAGCTGGAAACCAAAGAACAGTCACCGGGCCTGCTCCACCCTGCTGGGGGTCCACATCAACCATGGGAGCCCACATGTTCTCTGTCTGGCCTGTCCTCAACCCTGCCGCACGGGCACACCCTTGAGGCCCCACAGTGCCCTAGCCACCGTTCACCGTCTCCCCAGAGAATACTCCCCCAGCCCAGGGGCACACTCATCCCTGACACCATGGCCAAGGCCATCGCTAGGGAGGCTGCCCAAAGAGTGGCTGCAGAGAGCGGTCGG ATGGAGAGGAGAAGTCAGGGCGTTCACTCTCAGAACtcagatgaggaagaggatgaggaaagCTATCAGTCCCGCAGAAGAGGAGCATCTGTGGATGACTTCCTCAGGGGTTCTGAGCTGGGCAGGCAG TCCCAATACAGTCACAATGAAGAGTACCACACTGAAAGCAGTCGGGGCTCTGATCTATCTGATATCatggaagaggatgaggaggagctgTACTCGGAAATGCAGCTTGAGGAAGGGCGTCGGCGCGACTCGCACAGTGCTCATAAG CCTGGAGGGAACACATCTTCAGGAAGACCGAATCGGGACTCTTCTCGGAGGCCCGCACATAGTGCTTCTCAGCCCCAGCGAACACCTCTTATGGTCCCATCTATTG AGATAACCACTGAGAGTAACAGTGAGGGCAACCTCTCTCCGCACATGGAGGATGTTTACTATGGCAGTATAGCACGGCACAGGACACGGCCCTCACGGAGGCCTGGGGGCGCCAGGCCTCCTCATG ATGCTTACAGAGATCAAAGGCGCCATTCCCCTCCAAGCTATGATGAGTCGGAACCTGAAGACCCCTTCCGTATCTTCGTAGCATTGTTTGACTATGACCCACTCTCCATGTCCCCGAACCCAGATGCGGCTGATGAAGAGCTTCCTTTTAAAGAAGGACAGATCATCAAG GTGTACGGGGATAAGGACACCGACGGATTTTATCGGGGGGAGATTCGTGGCCGCTCTGGCCTCATCCCGTGTAACATGGTGTCGGAGATTCgagctgaggatgaggagacTATGGATCAGCTCATGAAGCAGGGCTTTCTTCCCCTCAACACTCCTGTGGACAGAATAG agcagaacagaaaaGGTGGTCGCCACCCTGTGGCTACTAGAAGAATGGTCGCCCTTTACGACTATGACCCCAGAGAGAGCTCCCCAAATGTGGATGTTGAG
- the si:ch73-287m6.1 gene encoding RIMS-binding protein 2 isoform X2, whose product MRGQKPDVEELLRQSQTELLWIQRQLSIIAARNASHIRAREKLKLEVLPPHLCTASAHNVNRFRLLEERNRDRKIEVATQKQQKQHYRSLETEVSDRKRRQLLEREAKNKILAFQSLKHELQDALQERNRFHRSLYSHSLKAVRYEQVKSDYEQLRETFNTVIQERNLARQEKAELQHKLDNLEQALKYMREAAQQKQQLESEHEQALAILSSTQQEIQLLQEAQVVTDKEHEGKVHLLEVKIHNLEQKCRSESEKCNILSNKLKKFHLGSDTSEFLTSDPRSCPEICCLPQNTLCHILSELHNHSGKGDDRSTDPLLISQLLQPLQVSKDKPELAIKATTHTRNLSRSPLPVSTSEMDNEVSPAPRSKARYTGQVRLCTARYSYNPYDGPNEHPEAELPLVAGKYLYVYGDMDDDGFYEGELLDGQRGLVPSNFVEFVQDKEKPSIDGPEDHIQLEHGCLNLTTLDGGVSLESLSTDPLGPCSNGTGALDAEELADDVVPYPRKISLIKQLARSVIVAWESPLVPLGWGNINGYHVLVDGEVRSTVPFGGRTKLLLEKLDLAVCTYRVSVQSVTDRGVSDELRCTMLVGRNVAVAPTGLRLDDIMRDSAELSWLPSNSNYSHTVVLDGVEHAVVKPCCYRLRFTNLKAATVYKVRVVAKPHQVPWHMPLEQREKKESGVEFCTQAAGPPLPPHEVHVQCGQAPGILQVHWKPPPLTPTGTSNGANVIGYAVCTKGQKIAEVLYPLADFATVELNHLQCLEAHEVVVRTLSAQGESQDSPVAVIPSNLLVPPPQAHHIQAPLPLQPAQPLPPRAALLPPIQPLAPHTCPQPHAYLQPLPVHPNQLPSHLQGHPMPPPPHSFPQPTIPIPQPTIPMPQPHIPQMTLPQPQRPLSARELETKEQSPGLLHPAGGPHQPWEPTCSLSGLSSTLPHGHTLEAPQCPSHRSPSPQRILPQPRGTLIPDTMAKAIAREAAQRVAAESGRMERRSQGVHSQNSDEEEDEESYQSRRRGASVDDFLRGSELGRQSQYSHNEEYHTESSRGSDLSDIMEEDEEELYSEMQLEEGRRRDSHSAHKPGGNTSSGRPNRDSSRRPAHSASQPQRTPLMVPSIDAYRDQRRHSPPSYDESEPEDPFRIFVALFDYDPLSMSPNPDAADEELPFKEGQIIKVYGDKDTDGFYRGEIRGRSGLIPCNMVSEIRAEDEETMDQLMKQGFLPLNTPVDRIEQNRKGGRHPVATRRMVALYDYDPRESSPNVDVEAELTFCAGDIIAVFGEIDEDGFYYGEINGHRGLVPSNFLEEVPDDVEVYLTDTPSRYEQEEPVPPPPRPDTKRVPVENPVPAPAPGRPASPTVRPLLPVGPIRPLSPARGPRDLTSKKKKGLLSKGKKLLQKFSK is encoded by the exons ATGCGGGGTCAGAAGCCTGATGTTGAGGAGCTGCTTAGGCAGTCTCAGACAGAGCTGCTGTGGATCCAAAGGCAGCTGTCAATCATCGCAGCACGGAATGCCAGTCACATCCGGGCCAGAGAGAAG CTGAAGCTCGAGGTCCTTCCCCCACACCTGTGCACTGCTTCAGCTCACAATGTGAACCGCTTCCGCCTtctggaggagaggaacagagaccGTAAGATAGAGGTGGCAACCCAAAAACAGCAGAAGCAACACTACAGATCCCTG gAGACAGAAGTGAGTGACAGGAAGAGGCGTCAGCTCCTCGAGAGGGAGGCGAAGAACAAGATCTTAGCATTCCAGTCTTTG AAGCATGAGCTGCAGGATGCCTTGCAGGAGAGGAATCGCTTCCATCGCAGCTTGTACAGCCACAGCCTGAAGGCAGTGCGGTATGAACAG GTGAAGTCAGATTATGAGCAGCTCAGAGAGACTTTCAACACTGTAATTCAGGAGAGAAACTTGGCAAGGCAGGAAAAAGCTGAGCTCCAACACAAACTGGACAACCTTGAGCAGGCCCTTAAG TACATGCGAGAGGCTgcacagcagaagcagcagttAGAGTCAGAGCATGAGCAGGCCCTGGCTATCCTCAGCTCCACACAGCAGGAGATCCAGCTTCTGCAAGAG GCTCAGGTTGTGACTGATAAAGAGCATGAAGGGAAGGTCCATTTGCTAGAG GTCAAAATTCACAACCTGGAACAGAAATGCCGGTCTGAGAGTGAAAAGTGTAACATTTTGTCAAACAAGCTGAAGAAATTTCACCTGGGGTCAGACACTTCAGAATTTCTGACTTCTGATCCCAGGAGCTGTCCAGAGATTTGCTGCTTGCCCCAGAACACTCTCTGCCACATTCTCAGCGAGCTCCACAACCATAGTGGGAAAG GTGATGACCGCTCTACAGACCCCCTGCTAATCTCTCAGCTCCTCCAGCCACTGCAGGTCAGCAAAGACAAACCTGAACTGGCCATCAAAGCTACCACCCACACCCGGAACCTATCCCGGAGCCCCCTTCCAGTGAGCACCTCAGAG ATGGATAATGAGGTGAGTCCAGCTCCCAGGTCTAAGGCGCGATATACGGGTCAGGTCCGCCTGTGCACTGCCCGCTACAG CTATAACCCCTATGATGGACCCAATGAGCATCCGGAGGCTGAGCTGCCTCTCGTTGCTGGGAAGTATCTCTACGTGTATGGAGACATGGATGATGATGGGTTCTATGAGG GTGAGCTGCTGGATGGCCAGCGTGGCCTTGTGCCCTCCAACTTTGTGGAGTTCGTCCAGGACAAAGAGAAGCCATCTATAGATGGGCCGGAGGACCACATCCAGCTGGAGCATGGCTGCCTAAACCTGACTACCTTAGACGGAGGCGTTTCTCTGGAAAGCCTGAGCACCGACCCCCTTGGTCCCTGCAGCAACGGAACTGGGGCTCTGGATGCCGAGGAGCTGGCCGACGACGTTGTGCCTTATCCGAGAAAGATCAGCTTGATCAAACAGCTTGCCAGGAGCGTCATAGTGGCCTGGGAGTCTCCTCTGGTCCCCCTGGGCTGGGGCAACATTAACGGATACCATGTCTTGGTGGACGGGGAGGTGCGTTCCACTGTGCCCTTCGGGGGCCGGACCAAGCTGCTCCTGGAGAAGCTGGACTTGGCTGTCTGCACCTATCGTGTGTCCGTACAGAGCGTGACTGACCGCGGTGTGTCGGATGAGCTGCGCTGCACCATGCTGGTGGGCAGAAACGTGGCGGTCGCACCCACGGGCTTGCGCCTCGACGACATCATGCGGGACTCGGCAGAGCTCTCCTGGCTGCCAAGCAACAGCAACTATTCACACACCGTGGTGCTGGATGGGGTGGAGCATGCAGTGGTGAAGCCCTGCTGCTACAGGCTGCGCTTCACCAACCTAAAGGCTGCCACTGTGTACAAGGTGAGGGTGGTGGCCAAGCCCCACCAGGTACCCTGGCACATGCCACTTGAACAGCGGGAGAAGAAGGAGTCTGGGGTGGAGTTCTGCACCCAGGCTGCAG GGCCCCCTTTGCCACCCCATGAGGTGCATGTCCAGTGTGGTCAGGCTCCAGGGATACTCCAGGTCCACTGGAAGCCGCCTCCGTTAACTCCCACTGGGACTTCGAATGGTGCCAATGTCATTGGCTATGCAGTTTGCACAAAGGGCCAGAAG ATCGCTGAGGTGTTGTACCCACTGGCAGACTTTGCAACAGTGGAGCTGAACCACCTCCAGTGTTTGGAGGCCCATGAAGTTGTGGTCAGGACTTTATCAGCCCAAGGGGAATCCCAGGACTCTCcggttgctgtcattcccagcAACCTGCTCGTGCCCCCTCCCCAAGCCCATCACATTCAAGCCCCTCTTCCACTCCAGCCTGCTCAGCCTCTGCCCCCTCGTGCTGCCCTGCTGCCTCCCATACAGCCTCTAGCTCCTCACACCTGCCCCCAGCCACATGCCTACCTCCAACCCCTCCCGGTTCACCCAAACCAGCTGCCCTCTCATCTACAGGGTCATCCAATGCCTCCACCCCCTCATTCTTTTCCCCAGCCCACTATCCCAATTCCCCAGCCCACTATCCCAATGCCCCAGCCCCACATTCCGCAGATGACTCTTCCTCAACCACAGAGACCACTAAGTGCCAGAGAGCTGGAAACCAAAGAACAGTCACCGGGCCTGCTCCACCCTGCTGGGGGTCCACATCAACCATGGGAGCCCACATGTTCTCTGTCTGGCCTGTCCTCAACCCTGCCGCACGGGCACACCCTTGAGGCCCCACAGTGCCCTAGCCACCGTTCACCGTCTCCCCAGAGAATACTCCCCCAGCCCAGGGGCACACTCATCCCTGACACCATGGCCAAGGCCATCGCTAGGGAGGCTGCCCAAAGAGTGGCTGCAGAGAGCGGTCGG ATGGAGAGGAGAAGTCAGGGCGTTCACTCTCAGAACtcagatgaggaagaggatgaggaaagCTATCAGTCCCGCAGAAGAGGAGCATCTGTGGATGACTTCCTCAGGGGTTCTGAGCTGGGCAGGCAG TCCCAATACAGTCACAATGAAGAGTACCACACTGAAAGCAGTCGGGGCTCTGATCTATCTGATATCatggaagaggatgaggaggagctgTACTCGGAAATGCAGCTTGAGGAAGGGCGTCGGCGCGACTCGCACAGTGCTCATAAG CCTGGAGGGAACACATCTTCAGGAAGACCGAATCGGGACTCTTCTCGGAGGCCCGCACATAGTGCTTCTCAGCCCCAGCGAACACCTCTTATGGTCCCATCTATTG ATGCTTACAGAGATCAAAGGCGCCATTCCCCTCCAAGCTATGATGAGTCGGAACCTGAAGACCCCTTCCGTATCTTCGTAGCATTGTTTGACTATGACCCACTCTCCATGTCCCCGAACCCAGATGCGGCTGATGAAGAGCTTCCTTTTAAAGAAGGACAGATCATCAAG GTGTACGGGGATAAGGACACCGACGGATTTTATCGGGGGGAGATTCGTGGCCGCTCTGGCCTCATCCCGTGTAACATGGTGTCGGAGATTCgagctgaggatgaggagacTATGGATCAGCTCATGAAGCAGGGCTTTCTTCCCCTCAACACTCCTGTGGACAGAATAG agcagaacagaaaaGGTGGTCGCCACCCTGTGGCTACTAGAAGAATGGTCGCCCTTTACGACTATGACCCCAGAGAGAGCTCCCCAAATGTGGATGTTGAG